A genomic window from Nocardioides rotundus includes:
- a CDS encoding sensor histidine kinase — protein sequence MLLISLFIWLLWLPSQWAELRWLVLFDPVIGAVAFTLVRYRRRWPMTIAVLTNLLNSVSATSTGPSVLATVSLAARRVTWQVVTIGFVVAGCVGTYYVLQPSSYDSPWWVIVLMTAAAVVIELGWGLFIGSRRELIWMLTVRAERAEAERDERLARARADERNRVAREAHDAVAHRITQVSMHAGAMAFREDLDPAQMRTSAEQIQRAANEALIDLRAVLGALGNDPSPEADPDDPQPTYADVPRLVDQARAEGARVDFIDAVTSPETMPPQVGRTVYRICQEGMRNAAQHAPGTLLTIRVSGEPREGVHLALTNPLGFRQQHPAGPGLGLVGLTERAELRGGTLFHQARDGFFRLKGWLPWTA from the coding sequence ATGCTGCTCATCTCCCTGTTCATCTGGCTGCTGTGGCTGCCGTCCCAGTGGGCCGAGCTGCGCTGGCTGGTCCTGTTCGACCCGGTGATCGGCGCGGTCGCCTTCACCCTGGTCCGGTACCGGCGACGGTGGCCGATGACGATCGCGGTCCTGACCAACCTGCTCAACAGCGTCTCGGCCACCTCGACCGGGCCCTCGGTGCTGGCGACGGTCTCGCTGGCCGCGCGACGGGTGACCTGGCAGGTGGTGACCATCGGGTTCGTGGTGGCCGGCTGCGTGGGCACCTACTACGTCCTGCAGCCATCGAGCTACGACAGCCCGTGGTGGGTGATCGTGCTGATGACCGCCGCGGCGGTGGTCATCGAGCTGGGCTGGGGGCTGTTCATCGGGTCGCGGCGCGAGCTGATCTGGATGCTGACGGTGCGTGCGGAGCGCGCCGAGGCCGAGCGCGACGAGCGGCTGGCTCGCGCTCGCGCCGACGAGCGCAACCGGGTGGCCCGGGAGGCGCACGACGCGGTGGCGCACCGGATCACCCAGGTCTCCATGCATGCGGGGGCGATGGCCTTCCGCGAGGACCTCGACCCCGCCCAGATGCGCACCAGCGCGGAGCAGATCCAGCGAGCCGCGAACGAGGCGCTGATCGACCTGCGCGCGGTCCTCGGCGCGCTGGGCAACGACCCCTCCCCGGAGGCGGACCCCGACGACCCGCAGCCGACCTACGCCGACGTGCCCCGGCTCGTGGACCAGGCCCGCGCGGAGGGCGCCCGGGTCGACTTCATCGACGCCGTCACCAGCCCGGAGACGATGCCGCCGCAGGTGGGCCGCACCGTCTACCGGATCTGCCAGGAGGGCATGCGCAACGCCGCTCAGCACGCGCCGGGGACGCTGCTCACGATCCGCGTCTCCGGGGAACCCCGGGAAGGCGTTCACCTCGCGCTCACCAATCCTCTAGGGTTCCGCCAACAGCACCCGGCGGGGCCCGGCCTGGGCCTGGTCGGGCTGACCGAGCGGGCCGAGCTTCGTGGGGGCACGCTGTTCCATCAGGCTCGAGACGGCTTCTTCCGGCTGAAGGGTTGGTTACCGTGGACCGCATGA
- a CDS encoding response regulator, whose amino-acid sequence MTDQVRVLLVDDDALVRGALSLMLGGQEGVDVVGEASDGREAIDMAHELKPDVILMDIRMPVMNGLQATAELHSDPEPPRVIILTTFDADEHVVRAVAAGAEGFLLKDTPPAEILDAIQKVASGEAMLSPSATRSLIQRVRAEAAVDRSTDALERLSTLTEREHEVALCIGKGLSNADIAKELYLSIPTVKAHVSRIFDKLGTTNRVQIAICVHDAGLV is encoded by the coding sequence ATGACTGACCAGGTGCGGGTGCTCCTCGTCGATGACGACGCCCTCGTTCGCGGCGCCCTGAGCCTGATGCTCGGCGGCCAGGAGGGGGTCGATGTCGTCGGCGAGGCGTCCGACGGGCGCGAGGCCATCGACATGGCGCACGAGCTCAAGCCCGACGTGATCTTGATGGACATCCGGATGCCGGTGATGAACGGTCTGCAGGCCACCGCTGAGCTGCACTCGGACCCCGAGCCGCCCCGGGTGATCATCCTGACCACCTTCGACGCCGACGAGCACGTCGTGCGCGCGGTCGCGGCCGGGGCCGAGGGGTTCCTGCTCAAGGACACCCCGCCGGCGGAGATCCTCGACGCGATCCAGAAGGTCGCCTCCGGCGAGGCCATGCTCTCCCCCTCGGCGACCCGCTCGCTGATCCAGCGCGTGCGGGCCGAGGCTGCGGTGGACCGCTCCACCGACGCGCTCGAGCGCCTCTCCACGCTCACCGAGCGCGAGCACGAGGTCGCGCTGTGCATCGGCAAGGGTCTCTCCAACGCCGACATCGCCAAGGAGCTCTACCTGTCGATCCCGACGGTCAAGGCGCACGTGTCGCGGATCTTCGACAAGCTGGGCACGACCAACCGGGTGC